A single region of the Massilia sp. erpn genome encodes:
- the tal gene encoding transaldolase, with amino-acid sequence MNQLEQLKQFTTVVADTGDFQSIKAYTPRDATTNPSLILKAVQKDEYKPLLQKAVRDNPNASTGDIIDRLLIAFGKEILEVIPGRVSTEIDARLSFDVEGNIAKGRELIALYEQAGIPRERVLIKIASTWEGIRAAEVLEKEGIRCNMTLLFSLAQAIACAEAGAQLISPFVGRIYDWYKKSTAIDYQGAEDPGVQSVKRIYNYYRKFGYKTEVMGASFRNTSQILELAGCDLLTISPDLLQKLADDSAPVERKLSADNLPAAGIIKLSVDEKTFRFMLNEDAMATEKLAEGIRAFCADSGKLKQMITALR; translated from the coding sequence ATGAACCAACTCGAACAGCTCAAACAATTCACCACCGTCGTTGCCGACACCGGCGATTTCCAGTCGATCAAGGCTTACACCCCACGCGACGCCACCACCAACCCCTCGCTGATCCTGAAAGCGGTGCAGAAGGACGAATACAAGCCGCTGCTGCAAAAAGCCGTGCGCGACAACCCGAACGCTTCCACCGGCGACATCATCGACCGCCTGCTGATTGCATTCGGCAAGGAAATCCTTGAGGTGATTCCGGGCCGCGTCTCGACCGAAATCGACGCCCGCCTGTCCTTCGACGTCGAAGGCAATATCGCCAAGGGCCGCGAGCTGATCGCCCTGTACGAACAGGCCGGCATCCCGCGCGAACGCGTGCTGATCAAGATCGCCTCCACCTGGGAAGGCATCCGCGCCGCCGAAGTGCTGGAAAAAGAAGGCATCCGCTGCAATATGACGCTGCTGTTCTCGCTGGCCCAGGCCATTGCCTGCGCCGAAGCGGGCGCCCAGCTGATTTCGCCCTTCGTCGGCCGCATCTACGACTGGTACAAGAAATCCACCGCCATCGACTACCAGGGCGCCGAAGACCCGGGCGTGCAATCGGTCAAGCGCATCTACAACTACTACCGCAAATTCGGCTACAAGACCGAAGTGATGGGCGCCAGCTTCCGCAACACCAGCCAGATCCTGGAACTGGCCGGCTGCGACTTGCTGACCATTAGCCCCGACCTGCTGCAAAAGCTGGCCGACGACAGCGCCCCGGTCGAGCGCAAGCTCAGCGCCGACAACCTGCCGGCGGCCGGCATCATCAAGCTCAGCGTCGACGAAAAGACCTTCCGCTTCATGCTCAACGAAGACGCCATGGCCACCGAAAAGCTGGCCGAAGGCATCCGCGCCTTCTGCGCCGACTCCGGCAAGCTCAAACAAATGATCACCGCCCTGCGCTAA
- a CDS encoding metallophosphoesterase, producing the protein MAADDDEDDYEAFLHIVHVSDMHYRDGGGREDHEAEEAVRKLAAGLRGLGARERADSLLRLWHQGLAGHDPWAHDRMRSFLRKLVKDRQFQDGEIWLVDTGDLSSMGDLASLEAAHDHLQQYCNILHASQMLTLYGNHDAWPGCFPARATPEALHAHRTGMRDTLFPSAWPLAPLSIPIPHTESRVLLHAVSSAIDDRLHNSFAVGKVGIDPNWLSWQEGVNQLQKLAYDAESRWHDDGVTRDFRILAVHHPIHFPERPSHTLHLSNDKEVAQALIRFGDKNRGKLAQLILSGHTHVTFPPLGKLPREVAARVYEPLRGGQLQLIAGSLLQAAYREDGVSGLPEAPSQEFQVLSFFAAPHNARRQLVIERRVACRHNQSGDYAFQALKSGRVEAVAMLY; encoded by the coding sequence ATGGCAGCCGATGACGACGAGGACGATTACGAAGCCTTCCTGCATATCGTGCATGTTTCGGACATGCATTACCGCGATGGCGGCGGGCGCGAGGACCATGAGGCCGAGGAGGCCGTGCGCAAGCTGGCCGCCGGCTTGCGTGGACTGGGGGCGCGGGAACGCGCCGACAGTCTGTTGCGGCTGTGGCACCAGGGCTTGGCGGGCCACGATCCCTGGGCGCATGACCGCATGCGAAGTTTTTTGCGCAAGCTGGTGAAGGACCGCCAGTTCCAGGATGGCGAGATCTGGCTGGTCGATACGGGCGACCTCAGTTCCATGGGCGATCTGGCCTCGCTGGAAGCGGCGCACGACCATTTGCAGCAATACTGCAATATCCTGCATGCCAGCCAAATGCTGACCCTGTATGGCAACCACGATGCCTGGCCAGGCTGTTTTCCGGCGCGCGCCACGCCGGAAGCCCTGCATGCGCACCGCACGGGCATGCGCGATACGCTTTTTCCATCGGCATGGCCGCTGGCGCCGCTGAGCATTCCGATCCCGCATACGGAATCGCGGGTGCTGCTGCATGCCGTGAGCAGCGCCATCGATGACCGGTTGCATAACAGCTTTGCGGTCGGAAAAGTCGGCATTGACCCCAACTGGCTATCGTGGCAGGAGGGCGTGAATCAGTTGCAAAAGCTGGCCTACGACGCCGAGAGCCGCTGGCATGACGATGGCGTGACGCGCGATTTCCGTATTCTGGCCGTGCACCATCCTATTCATTTCCCCGAACGGCCCAGCCATACCCTGCATCTGTCCAACGATAAGGAAGTGGCGCAGGCGCTGATCCGTTTTGGCGACAAGAACCGCGGCAAGCTGGCCCAGCTGATTCTCAGCGGCCACACGCATGTGACGTTTCCACCGCTGGGCAAGCTGCCGCGCGAGGTGGCGGCACGCGTGTATGAGCCGCTGCGGGGCGGCCAGCTGCAATTGATCGCCGGTTCGCTGCTGCAAGCGGCCTACCGTGAGGATGGGGTGAGCGGGCTGCCGGAGGCGCCGTCGCAGGAATTCCAGGTATTGAGCTTTTTTGCCGCGCCGCATAATGCGCGGCGCCAGCTGGTGATCGAGCGCAGGGTGGCCTGCCGCCACAACCAGTCTGGCGACTACGCCTTCCAAGCGCTGAAATCGGGGCGGGTGGAGGCGGTCGCCATGCTGTATTGA
- the soxR gene encoding redox-sensitive transcriptional activator SoxR encodes MSTCDPAECSRQLTVGEVARRSGVAVSAIHFYEEKGLIGSQRNAGNQRRYTRDVLRRVAVIKVAQRVGISLASIQQALAELPAGRTPNAADWARLSRRWQAELDEKIATLSKLRDQLGDCIGCGCLSVENCRLRNPCDELGTQGPGARLLVNHNEETA; translated from the coding sequence ATGAGCACATGCGATCCGGCCGAATGCAGCCGGCAACTGACGGTGGGCGAGGTGGCGCGGCGCAGCGGCGTGGCCGTCTCGGCCATTCATTTCTACGAAGAAAAAGGGCTGATCGGCAGCCAGCGCAATGCCGGCAACCAGCGCCGCTACACGCGCGACGTGCTGCGTCGCGTGGCCGTGATCAAGGTGGCGCAGCGGGTCGGCATTTCCCTTGCGTCCATCCAGCAAGCCCTGGCCGAGCTGCCGGCCGGGCGCACGCCCAACGCGGCCGACTGGGCCAGGCTGTCGCGCCGCTGGCAGGCCGAACTCGACGAAAAGATCGCCACCCTGAGCAAATTGCGCGACCAGCTTGGCGACTGCATCGGCTGCGGCTGCCTCTCGGTGGAAAATTGCCGTTTACGCAATCCTTGCGATGAATTGGGTACACAAGGCCCTGGCGCCCGGCTGCTGGTGAACCATAATGAGGAGACGGCTTAA
- a CDS encoding ester cyclase: MRAIDNVARNKAVVRKLYEECFNQENLTLLDELIAPDFIGSKGELGPREFAATVASVQTGFPGVQFRIEDLFGEGDRIAVRWTFNAAHGGPFAGVPPSNVQVSQQGNVIYQLRDGRITRAWLQLDRLGVLQQIGVMPPSFAAPRPAAVAA; encoded by the coding sequence ATGAGGGCTATCGACAATGTGGCGCGCAACAAGGCCGTGGTGCGCAAGCTGTATGAGGAATGTTTTAACCAGGAAAATCTGACCTTGCTGGACGAACTGATCGCGCCGGATTTCATTGGCAGCAAGGGCGAGCTGGGACCGCGCGAATTCGCCGCCACCGTGGCCTCGGTGCAGACCGGCTTTCCCGGCGTGCAGTTCCGCATCGAGGATTTGTTCGGCGAAGGCGACCGCATTGCCGTGCGCTGGACCTTCAACGCGGCCCATGGCGGCCCGTTTGCCGGCGTCCCGCCCAGCAATGTGCAAGTGAGCCAGCAGGGCAATGTGATTTACCAGTTGCGCGACGGCCGGATCACCCGCGCCTGGCTGCAGCTGGACCGGCTCGGCGTGCTGCAGCAGATCGGCGTGATGCCGCCCAGTTTCGCCGCGCCGCGGCCGGCCGCCGTGGCCGCGTGA
- a CDS encoding SIS domain-containing protein, with amino-acid sequence MLLDSIRTQLDSLSKSERKVALSVLDNPSRTVNENITCLAKHAQVSEPTVVRFCRTLGYDGWHEFKLKLAQGLALALPGLNEQPTQDDLAADLVNKICSRSINTLLDLRNNLQAEPIQQALDILSRASKIEFYGQGTSGIVAADAQHKFFRSGVPTVAYADPAIHSIAAALLRTGDAVVAISQRGNSPALVRSVKLARRGGADVIVLAPSGTPLAEMATVLIPIDLIFNTDPYTPISARLAYLVVIDVLAVGLALQRGPEFRKKMQNAQKALQEFDLQFDSFIG; translated from the coding sequence ATGCTGCTCGATTCCATCCGCACCCAGCTCGACTCGCTGTCGAAGTCCGAGCGCAAGGTCGCCCTGTCGGTGCTCGACAATCCGTCGCGCACGGTGAACGAAAACATCACCTGCCTGGCCAAGCACGCCCAGGTGTCGGAACCGACCGTGGTGCGCTTCTGCCGCACCCTGGGCTACGACGGCTGGCATGAGTTCAAGCTGAAACTGGCGCAAGGCCTGGCGCTGGCCCTGCCCGGCCTCAACGAGCAGCCGACCCAGGACGACCTGGCGGCCGATCTGGTCAACAAGATCTGCAGCCGCTCGATCAACACCCTGCTCGACCTGCGCAATAATCTGCAGGCCGAGCCGATCCAGCAGGCGCTCGACATCCTGTCGCGTGCCAGCAAGATCGAGTTCTACGGCCAGGGCACGTCCGGCATCGTGGCGGCCGATGCCCAGCATAAATTCTTCCGCTCCGGCGTGCCCACCGTGGCCTACGCCGACCCGGCCATCCACAGCATCGCCGCCGCGCTGCTGCGCACCGGCGACGCCGTGGTGGCGATCTCGCAGCGCGGCAACAGCCCGGCCCTGGTGCGTTCAGTCAAGCTGGCGCGCCGTGGCGGCGCCGACGTCATCGTGCTGGCGCCGTCCGGCACGCCGCTGGCTGAGATGGCGACGGTGCTGATTCCGATCGACCTGATCTTCAACACCGATCCCTACACGCCGATTTCGGCGCGCCTGGCCTACCTGGTGGTGATCGACGTGCTGGCGGTGGGACTGGCGCTGCAGCGCGGTCCCGAGTTCCGCAAGAAGATGCAGAACGCGCAAAAAGCCTTGCAGGAATTCGACCTGCAATTCGATTCGTTCATCGGCTGA
- the zwf gene encoding glucose-6-phosphate dehydrogenase, translated as MALTDFDLVLFGGSGDLAMRKLLPAMFSRDVCGDLPPSARIICVGRQDCCQEDFLNTVSTTSKPHIKSPAVTAENWERFTKRIVYVSLNATESNTYAPLVEALRADPAITRVYYLATPPHLFAQICDNLKENGLATPNSRVVLEKPLGRDLASAKQINAEVGEVFSESQIYRIDHYLGKETVQNLLALRFGNILFEPLWRREWISDVQITIAEKLGVGNRIGYYDTSGALRDMLQNHLLQLLCIVAMEPPTSIAPDAVRDAKLQVLRSLKRFTPTTLAQNIVRGQYRAGHVDGKPVPSYRDEPDAPQHSRTETFVAMKAEIDTWRWAGVPFYLRTGKRMADSLAEIVVRFKQIPHSIFNQPTSSFQPNSLVIRLQPDEGLRMNLMAKTPGEGMRLKPAELELDFRETFKMPRMDAYERLLLDVLRGQLTLFMRGDELEAAWEWVEPILNNWEQDDSAPLPYASGTWGPAAASALIGRDGLQWREEALPED; from the coding sequence ATGGCACTTACCGATTTTGATCTGGTTCTGTTTGGCGGCAGCGGCGACCTGGCAATGCGCAAATTGCTGCCCGCGATGTTCAGCCGCGACGTCTGCGGCGACCTGCCGCCCTCGGCCCGCATCATCTGCGTCGGCCGCCAGGACTGCTGCCAGGAAGACTTCCTGAACACCGTCAGCACCACCTCCAAACCCCATATCAAATCGCCCGCCGTCACGGCCGAAAACTGGGAGCGCTTCACCAAGCGCATCGTCTACGTGTCGCTCAACGCGACCGAGTCGAACACCTACGCGCCCCTGGTCGAGGCGCTGCGCGCCGATCCGGCCATCACCCGCGTCTACTACCTGGCCACGCCGCCCCACCTGTTCGCCCAGATCTGCGACAACCTGAAAGAGAACGGCCTGGCCACGCCGAATTCGCGCGTGGTGCTGGAAAAACCGCTGGGCCGCGACCTGGCGTCGGCCAAACAGATCAACGCCGAAGTGGGCGAGGTCTTCTCGGAGTCGCAGATCTACCGGATCGACCATTACCTCGGCAAGGAAACCGTGCAGAATCTGCTGGCTCTGCGCTTCGGCAATATCCTGTTCGAGCCGCTGTGGCGCCGCGAGTGGATTTCCGACGTGCAGATCACCATCGCCGAAAAACTCGGCGTAGGCAACCGCATCGGTTACTACGACACCTCGGGCGCCCTGCGCGACATGCTGCAAAACCACCTGCTGCAACTGCTGTGTATCGTCGCCATGGAACCGCCCACCTCGATCGCACCGGACGCCGTACGCGACGCCAAGCTGCAGGTGTTGCGCTCGCTGAAACGCTTCACCCCGACCACCCTGGCGCAAAACATCGTGCGCGGCCAGTACCGCGCCGGCCATGTGGACGGCAAGCCCGTGCCGAGCTACCGCGACGAACCGGATGCGCCGCAGCACTCGCGCACCGAAACCTTCGTCGCCATGAAGGCCGAAATCGACACCTGGCGCTGGGCCGGCGTGCCCTTCTATCTGCGCACCGGCAAGCGCATGGCCGACTCGCTGGCCGAGATCGTGGTGCGCTTCAAGCAGATCCCGCACTCGATCTTCAACCAGCCGACGTCGAGCTTCCAGCCCAATTCCCTGGTGATCCGCCTGCAGCCGGACGAAGGTCTGCGCATGAACCTGATGGCCAAGACGCCGGGCGAAGGCATGCGCCTGAAACCGGCCGAGCTGGAACTGGACTTCCGCGAAACCTTCAAGATGCCGCGCATGGACGCTTACGAGCGCCTGCTGCTCGACGTGCTGCGTGGCCAGCTGACCCTGTTCATGCGCGGCGACGAATTGGAAGCGGCCTGGGAATGGGTCGAGCCGATCCTGAACAACTGGGAACAGGATGATAGCGCCCCGCTGCCCTATGCCTCCGGCACCTGGGGTCCGGCGGCGGCCAGCGCCCTGATCGGCCGCGACGGTTTGCAGTGGCGCGAAGAAGCGCTGCCGGAAGACTGA
- a CDS encoding SMP-30/gluconolactonase/LRE family protein: MSEYSIRAVCDEAMVVGECPLWHAAEQALYWVDIDGFAIHRLHPASGARRSWKMASEPSAIARAERGGLMVALRSGFAHLDTDSGVLSEVAPAPFDMATTRFNDGKTDAAGRFWCGTIYEPRDKPAAEMYCLERGQLRKIWSGGMTVSNGLGFSPDGRTMYHADTTSHRVTRFDFDPLTGQVWNERDVRRFSTDKASSSYGGRPDGAAVDSEGNYWVAMFEGGRVLKLSPAGEQLDEIRLPVRCPTMVAFGGPELRTLYITSAGKRPAAELAQLPLSGRVLAVEVAVAGREEAAYRD, encoded by the coding sequence ATGAGCGAATACAGCATCCGCGCCGTTTGCGACGAGGCCATGGTGGTGGGCGAATGCCCGCTCTGGCATGCGGCCGAACAAGCCCTGTACTGGGTCGATATCGATGGCTTCGCCATCCACCGCCTGCATCCGGCCAGCGGCGCGCGCCGCAGCTGGAAGATGGCGAGCGAACCGTCCGCCATCGCGCGCGCCGAGCGCGGCGGCCTGATGGTGGCCCTGCGCAGCGGCTTCGCCCATCTCGATACCGACAGCGGCGTCCTGAGCGAAGTGGCGCCCGCGCCCTTCGACATGGCCACCACCCGCTTCAACGACGGCAAGACCGACGCCGCCGGCCGCTTCTGGTGCGGCACTATCTACGAGCCGCGCGACAAGCCGGCCGCCGAGATGTACTGCCTGGAGCGCGGCCAGCTGCGCAAGATCTGGTCGGGCGGCATGACGGTCTCCAACGGCCTCGGTTTCAGCCCGGATGGACGCACCATGTACCACGCCGACACCACCAGCCACCGCGTCACCCGCTTCGATTTCGATCCGCTCACCGGCCAGGTATGGAATGAGCGCGATGTGCGCCGCTTCTCCACCGACAAGGCCAGCAGCAGCTATGGCGGCCGTCCCGACGGCGCGGCCGTCGACAGCGAAGGCAATTACTGGGTGGCGATGTTCGAAGGCGGCCGCGTGCTGAAGCTGTCCCCGGCCGGCGAGCAGCTCGACGAGATCCGCCTGCCCGTGCGCTGCCCGACCATGGTGGCCTTTGGCGGCCCCGAACTGCGCACGCTGTATATCACCAGCGCCGGCAAGCGCCCCGCCGCCGAACTGGCGCAGCTGCCGCTGAGCGGCCGCGTGCTGGCAGTGGAAGTGGCCGTGGCTGGCCGCGAAGAAGCCGCCTACCGCGATTGA
- the pgi gene encoding glucose-6-phosphate isomerase translates to MRQPPLTSTASFRALESHAAEAKDWQLRQLFAADAQRFPAMTTDAAGLFLDYSKNRADTRTIALLLDLARERGVEAQRDAMFAGEKINLTEHRSVLHTALRMPRGKQLIVDGQDVGADVHAVLDRIKAFTDRVRAGAWLGHSGKPITDIVNIGIGGSDLGPKMACLALRSYAHPRLKMHFVSNVDGHDMDAVLEQVKPDTTLFIVASKTFTTAETMLNAHTARRWFLASAKEEHLARHFVAVSTNTAAVRAFGIDPENMFPFWDWVGGRYSLWSAIGLPVALSVGFGYFSTLLEGAYAMDEHFRTAPLEQNMPVLLALTGFWNRQFLGATSLTIAPYHQDLNRFPAYLQQLDMESNGKRVTRSGQPVDTPTCPVVWGECGTNAQHAYFQLLHQGTDIIPIDFIAALRPTHDLDGHHDALLANCFAQSEAFMKGKTADEVRAELAAQQLPSEQIEALVPHKTFPGNRPSNTILMDQLTPATLGALIALYEHKTFVQGVLWDIASFDQWGVELGKVLAKKIESELTGESDPARHDSSTNGLILMAKAAKVQ, encoded by the coding sequence ATGCGCCAGCCTCCCCTGACCTCCACCGCCAGCTTCCGGGCTCTCGAATCCCACGCCGCCGAGGCCAAGGACTGGCAGTTGCGCCAGCTGTTCGCCGCTGATGCCCAGCGCTTTCCGGCCATGACGACGGACGCGGCCGGCCTCTTCCTCGACTATTCGAAGAACCGCGCCGACACCCGCACCATCGCCCTGCTGCTCGACCTGGCGCGCGAACGCGGCGTGGAAGCCCAGCGCGACGCCATGTTCGCCGGTGAGAAAATCAATCTTACCGAACACCGCAGCGTGCTGCACACGGCGCTGCGTATGCCGCGCGGCAAGCAGCTGATCGTCGACGGCCAGGACGTGGGCGCCGATGTGCACGCCGTGCTGGATCGCATCAAGGCCTTCACCGACCGCGTGCGCGCCGGCGCCTGGCTCGGCCATAGCGGCAAGCCCATCACCGACATCGTCAACATCGGCATCGGCGGCTCCGACCTGGGGCCGAAGATGGCCTGCCTGGCGCTGCGCTCCTACGCCCATCCGCGCCTGAAGATGCACTTCGTCTCGAATGTGGACGGGCACGATATGGACGCCGTGCTGGAACAGGTCAAGCCCGACACCACCCTGTTCATCGTGGCCTCGAAAACCTTCACCACGGCCGAGACCATGCTCAACGCGCATACGGCGCGGCGCTGGTTCCTGGCCTCGGCCAAGGAAGAGCATCTGGCGCGCCACTTCGTCGCCGTTTCCACCAACACCGCCGCCGTGCGGGCCTTCGGCATCGATCCCGAGAACATGTTCCCCTTCTGGGACTGGGTCGGCGGCCGCTATTCGCTGTGGTCGGCCATCGGCCTGCCGGTGGCGCTGAGCGTGGGCTTCGGCTATTTCAGCACCCTGCTGGAAGGCGCCTATGCGATGGACGAGCATTTCCGCACCGCGCCGCTGGAGCAGAATATGCCCGTGCTGCTGGCCCTGACCGGCTTCTGGAACCGCCAGTTCCTCGGCGCCACCTCGCTGACCATCGCGCCCTACCATCAGGATCTGAACCGCTTCCCGGCCTATCTGCAACAGCTTGATATGGAAAGCAACGGCAAGCGCGTCACGCGCAGCGGCCAGCCGGTCGACACGCCGACCTGCCCGGTGGTCTGGGGCGAGTGCGGCACCAACGCCCAGCATGCCTACTTCCAGCTGCTGCACCAGGGTACGGACATCATCCCGATCGACTTCATCGCCGCGCTACGCCCGACCCACGACCTGGACGGCCACCACGACGCCCTGCTGGCCAACTGCTTCGCCCAGTCGGAAGCCTTCATGAAGGGCAAGACTGCGGACGAGGTGCGCGCCGAACTGGCCGCACAACAGCTCCCGTCCGAGCAGATCGAAGCGCTGGTGCCGCACAAGACCTTCCCCGGCAACCGCCCCAGCAACACCATCCTGATGGACCAGCTGACCCCCGCCACCCTGGGCGCCCTGATCGCACTCTACGAGCACAAGACTTTCGTGCAAGGCGTGCTGTGGGATATCGCCAGCTTCGACCAGTGGGGTGTGGAGCTGGGCAAGGTGCTGGCCAAGAAGATCGAGTCCGAGCTGACCGGCGAAAGCGACCCGGCGCGCCACGACAGCTCGACCAATGGCCTGATCCTGATGGCGAAAGCCGCCAAAGTACAGTAA
- the edd gene encoding phosphogluconate dehydratase, with the protein MALHPVLEKVTARVIQRSRPSRGAYLAHLEAARVKGPQRGTLSCTNLAHGFAAFPANDKLVLKEVKKPSVAIVSAYNDMLSAHQPFEHFPAIIKDAVREVGAVAQFAGGVPAMCDGVTQGQPGMELSLFSRDTIAMSTAVALSHNMFDAALYLGVCDKIVPGLLIGALHFGHLPAVFVPAGPMTSGLSNKEKAAIRQRYAKGLATREELLEGEAKSYHGAGTCTFYGTANSNQMLMEVMGLHLPGAAFITPGTPLRDALTAAAAQRAALITEQGQEYIPVGHVVDEKSIINAVVGLLTTGGSTNHTLHLVAIAKAAGVVIDWDDFDELSAVVPLLARIYPNGDADVNHFHAAGGTGFVIRELLDAGLLHDDVTTILGKGLRKHCAEPFLATADEGGVVFKDAPAVSGDVNVLRGAAEPFSPDGGMVLVKGNLGRAVMKVSAVKPEHRSVEAPALVFDSQEAFMAEYKAGKLDRDFVAVIRFQGPRANGMPELHALTPALANLQDAGRRVALVTDGRMSGASGKVPAAIHVSPEILAGGPLGLVRDGDIIRLDAASGTLEALVASDVWHARALATADLTPNQIGMGRELFSMFRNSVSEAEQGATTFPLPSPIQTTVSLHDAGNIGNSMPGSDEDFLINKKA; encoded by the coding sequence ATGGCCTTGCATCCGGTTCTGGAAAAAGTCACCGCACGGGTGATCCAGCGCAGCCGCCCCTCGCGTGGCGCCTACCTGGCTCACCTGGAGGCAGCCCGCGTCAAAGGACCGCAGCGCGGCACCCTGTCCTGCACCAATCTGGCCCACGGCTTTGCCGCCTTCCCCGCCAACGACAAGCTGGTGCTGAAGGAAGTGAAGAAGCCCTCGGTGGCGATTGTGTCGGCCTATAACGATATGCTGTCGGCGCACCAGCCTTTCGAGCACTTCCCAGCCATTATCAAGGACGCGGTGCGCGAAGTCGGCGCCGTGGCCCAGTTCGCGGGCGGCGTGCCCGCCATGTGCGACGGCGTGACCCAGGGCCAGCCCGGCATGGAGCTGTCGCTGTTCTCGCGCGATACGATTGCCATGTCCACCGCCGTGGCCTTGTCCCACAATATGTTCGACGCCGCCCTGTACCTGGGCGTGTGCGACAAGATCGTGCCGGGCCTGCTGATCGGCGCCCTGCATTTCGGCCACCTGCCCGCCGTCTTCGTGCCGGCCGGTCCGATGACGTCCGGCTTGTCGAACAAGGAAAAAGCGGCCATCCGCCAGCGCTACGCGAAAGGCCTGGCCACGCGCGAAGAGCTGCTGGAAGGCGAGGCCAAGTCCTATCACGGCGCCGGCACCTGCACCTTCTACGGCACGGCCAACAGCAACCAGATGCTGATGGAAGTCATGGGCCTGCACCTGCCCGGCGCGGCCTTCATCACGCCCGGCACGCCGCTGCGCGATGCGCTGACCGCCGCTGCCGCCCAGCGCGCGGCCCTGATTACCGAGCAGGGCCAGGAATACATCCCGGTCGGCCATGTGGTCGATGAAAAATCCATTATCAATGCCGTGGTCGGCCTGCTGACCACCGGCGGTTCCACCAACCACACCCTGCATCTGGTGGCGATCGCCAAGGCGGCCGGCGTGGTCATCGACTGGGATGATTTCGACGAGCTGTCGGCCGTGGTGCCGCTGCTGGCGCGCATCTACCCGAACGGCGACGCCGACGTGAACCACTTCCACGCGGCCGGCGGCACCGGTTTCGTGATCCGCGAGCTGCTCGACGCCGGCCTGCTGCACGACGACGTCACCACCATCCTGGGCAAGGGCTTGCGCAAGCATTGCGCCGAACCCTTCCTGGCCACGGCGGACGAGGGCGGCGTGGTGTTCAAGGATGCGCCGGCCGTCAGCGGCGACGTCAATGTGCTGCGCGGCGCGGCCGAGCCGTTCTCGCCGGACGGCGGCATGGTGCTGGTCAAGGGAAATCTGGGCCGCGCCGTGATGAAGGTGTCGGCGGTGAAACCCGAGCATCGCTCGGTGGAAGCGCCGGCCCTGGTCTTCGATTCGCAGGAAGCCTTCATGGCCGAATACAAGGCCGGCAAGCTGGACCGCGACTTCGTGGCGGTGATCCGCTTCCAGGGTCCGCGCGCCAACGGCATGCCCGAGCTGCATGCGCTGACTCCGGCCCTGGCCAACCTGCAGGACGCGGGCCGGCGCGTGGCCCTGGTGACCGATGGCCGCATGTCGGGCGCGTCGGGCAAGGTGCCGGCGGCGATCCACGTCTCGCCCGAGATTCTGGCCGGCGGTCCGCTGGGCCTGGTGCGCGACGGCGACATCATCCGCCTCGACGCGGCCAGCGGCACGCTGGAAGCGCTGGTCGCGTCCGACGTCTGGCATGCGCGCGCGCTGGCAACGGCCGACCTGACGCCAAACCAGATCGGCATGGGGCGCGAACTGTTCTCCATGTTCCGCAACAGCGTGAGCGAGGCCGAGCAGGGCGCCACCACCTTCCCGCTGCCGTCGCCGATCCAGACCACGGTGAGCCTGCATGACGCCGGCAATATCGGCAACAGCATGCCCGGCTCCGATGAAGACTTCCTGATCAACAAGAAAGCCTGA
- the eda gene encoding bifunctional 4-hydroxy-2-oxoglutarate aldolase/2-dehydro-3-deoxy-phosphogluconate aldolase, whose product MTLLDIMRTSAVIPVIAIDDPEHAVPLAKALVAGGIRVLEVTLRTKHGLGAIRAMSAVEGAIVGVGTLTQPEEFAAARDAGAVFGVSPGLTPALIAAAKSSGLPLLPGVMTPSEVMAAREQGFQQLKLFPAVPAGGVGMLNAINGPLPDITFCPTGGISQVTASSFLACKNVACVGGSWLTPKDAMQAGDWDKITELAKAASSLRG is encoded by the coding sequence ATGACCTTACTCGACATTATGCGTACTTCGGCCGTGATCCCCGTGATTGCGATTGACGATCCCGAGCATGCCGTGCCGCTGGCGAAAGCGCTGGTGGCGGGCGGCATCCGCGTGCTGGAAGTGACACTGCGCACCAAGCATGGCCTGGGCGCGATCCGTGCCATGAGTGCCGTGGAAGGCGCCATCGTCGGCGTCGGCACCCTGACCCAGCCCGAGGAGTTCGCTGCCGCGCGCGATGCCGGCGCCGTGTTCGGCGTCTCGCCCGGCCTGACGCCGGCCCTGATCGCCGCCGCCAAGTCCAGCGGACTGCCGCTGCTGCCGGGCGTGATGACTCCCTCCGAAGTGATGGCTGCGCGCGAGCAGGGCTTCCAGCAACTGAAGCTGTTCCCGGCCGTGCCGGCCGGCGGTGTCGGCATGCTGAACGCCATCAACGGCCCTCTGCCCGACATCACCTTCTGCCCCACCGGTGGCATCTCGCAGGTGACGGCGTCCTCTTTCCTGGCCTGCAAGAACGTGGCCTGCGTCGGCGGCTCCTGGCTGACCCCGAAAGACGCCATGCAAGCAGGCGACTGGGACAAGATCACCGAACTGGCCAAGGCGGCCAGTAGCCTGCGCGGCTGA